A DNA window from Streptomyces bacillaris contains the following coding sequences:
- a CDS encoding DUF6278 family protein yields MNIPFLDNWRKRQGGTQGHGLASAVEADPGGVAELLAECELLRSRAGRQGLELDDTPASLAALDQLQPRWRDDPEELPWLGNDAGLYLGTVLVRTVPGAAWDVWPNGQPVVRLESGREIDVVAAGLDWAMSGSPELSQVYAESAEN; encoded by the coding sequence ATGAACATCCCTTTCTTGGACAACTGGCGTAAGCGTCAGGGTGGTACGCAGGGCCACGGGCTCGCGTCCGCCGTCGAGGCTGATCCCGGCGGTGTGGCCGAACTGCTCGCCGAATGCGAACTGCTGCGTTCCCGGGCGGGGCGGCAAGGGCTCGAACTCGACGACACCCCGGCCTCGTTGGCCGCGCTCGACCAGCTCCAGCCCCGCTGGCGCGACGACCCCGAGGAGCTGCCCTGGCTGGGCAACGACGCCGGCCTCTACCTGGGCACCGTACTCGTGCGCACCGTTCCCGGCGCCGCGTGGGACGTCTGGCCGAACGGGCAGCCCGTGGTGCGGCTGGAGTCCGGGCGGGAGATCGACGTCGTCGCCGCCGGGCTGGACTGGGCCATGTCGGGCAGCCCCGAACTCTCGCAGGTCTACGCGGAGTCGGCCGAGAACTGA
- a CDS encoding KamA family radical SAM protein — protein sequence MTSEDPAERVIGIEVAGRADHRLADVVGVDKQRLRLRPADRQEAILGHLRRTPGVRDVVVSGGDVANVPWPRLESFLMRLLEIDSVRDIRLASKALVGLPQHWLQPKVVAGLQRVAGVAAERGVHLAVHTHANHARSVTPSVAEATRALLGAGVRDVRNQGVLMRGVNDSAAALLDLCFALQDEAGILPYYFYMCDMVPGAEHWRTSLTEAQELQHAIMGYLPGYATPRIVCDVPYVGKRWVHQAVEYDRERGISYWTKNYRTRVESDDPEALTRRYPFYDPLSTLPEKGWRWWEKQATAQERRECAQSRRLPVRRAYR from the coding sequence GTGACCTCCGAGGACCCCGCCGAGCGGGTGATCGGCATCGAGGTCGCGGGCCGGGCCGACCACCGCCTCGCCGATGTCGTGGGGGTGGACAAGCAGCGGCTGCGGTTGCGCCCGGCGGACCGGCAGGAGGCGATCCTCGGACACCTCCGTCGTACCCCCGGCGTCCGTGACGTGGTGGTCTCCGGCGGAGACGTGGCCAACGTGCCCTGGCCGCGCCTGGAGTCGTTCCTCATGCGGCTGCTGGAGATCGACTCCGTCCGCGACATCCGGCTGGCCAGCAAGGCCCTGGTGGGACTGCCCCAGCACTGGCTCCAGCCGAAGGTCGTGGCCGGCCTCCAGAGGGTCGCCGGGGTCGCCGCGGAGCGGGGCGTCCACCTGGCCGTCCACACCCACGCCAACCACGCCCGGTCGGTGACGCCTTCGGTGGCCGAGGCCACCCGGGCGCTGCTCGGCGCCGGGGTTCGTGACGTCCGCAATCAGGGCGTGCTGATGCGGGGGGTGAACGACAGCGCGGCCGCCCTGCTGGACCTCTGCTTCGCCCTTCAGGACGAGGCGGGCATCCTGCCGTACTACTTCTACATGTGTGACATGGTGCCCGGCGCCGAGCACTGGAGGACCTCGCTCACCGAAGCACAGGAACTCCAGCACGCCATCATGGGCTATCTGCCCGGCTACGCGACTCCGCGCATCGTCTGCGACGTGCCGTACGTCGGCAAGAGGTGGGTGCACCAGGCCGTCGAGTACGACCGGGAGCGCGGTATCTCCTACTGGACGAAGAACTACCGGACCCGCGTCGAGTCCGACGACCCCGAGGCGCTGACCCGCCGCTACCCCTTCTACGACCCGCTGTCCACGCTGCCCGAGAAGGGGTGGCGCTGGTGGGAGAAGCAAGCCACCGCCCAGGAGCGGCGGGAATGCGCCCAGTCCCGCCGGCTCCCGGTGCGCCGGGCCTACCGATAG
- a CDS encoding glutamate ABC transporter substrate-binding protein, with protein sequence MSRTNSLRTGRGRRTALALGLLLTVLAAACGKEGSPPVKGPKSEALPVYQVDQGFQLPESATWRKAQRRGYLIVGAKEDQPYLGEKDPASGVYSGFDIEIARMMAASLGFEPKTIRFRTIASANRETALQNGQIDYYVGTYTINDMRKKLVGFAGPYYMAGQGLLVRTDEDDINGPEDLAGKTVCSAAGTTPYQRIAEEYPKAVLVAYDTYSVCVDNLLTYQVDAVTTDDAILLGFAAKAPDEMKVVGKSFSEEPYGIGVARSDNALRFALDDALEANEKNGNWKKAFEATLGLSGVPAPTPPPIDRYPAN encoded by the coding sequence GTGTCGCGTACCAACAGTCTGCGCACCGGCCGCGGGCGTCGCACCGCCCTCGCCCTCGGCCTCCTGCTCACCGTCCTCGCCGCCGCCTGCGGCAAGGAGGGCAGCCCGCCCGTCAAGGGCCCCAAGTCCGAGGCGCTCCCCGTCTACCAGGTGGACCAGGGGTTCCAGCTGCCGGAATCGGCCACCTGGCGGAAGGCACAGCGCCGCGGCTATCTGATCGTCGGCGCCAAGGAGGACCAGCCCTACCTGGGCGAGAAGGACCCGGCCAGCGGGGTCTACTCCGGCTTCGACATCGAGATCGCCCGGATGATGGCGGCCTCGCTCGGCTTCGAGCCGAAGACCATCCGCTTCCGGACCATCGCCTCCGCCAACCGCGAGACGGCGCTCCAGAACGGCCAGATCGACTACTACGTCGGCACCTACACCATCAACGACATGCGCAAGAAGCTCGTGGGCTTCGCCGGGCCCTACTACATGGCCGGTCAGGGCCTGCTGGTGCGGACCGACGAGGACGACATCAACGGCCCCGAGGACCTGGCGGGCAAGACCGTCTGCTCGGCCGCCGGCACCACCCCCTACCAGCGCATCGCCGAGGAGTACCCCAAGGCGGTCCTGGTCGCGTACGACACGTACTCGGTCTGTGTCGACAACCTGCTGACCTACCAGGTCGATGCCGTCACCACCGACGACGCCATCCTCCTCGGCTTCGCCGCCAAGGCGCCGGACGAGATGAAGGTGGTCGGCAAGTCCTTCTCCGAGGAGCCGTACGGCATCGGCGTGGCGCGCTCCGACAACGCGCTGCGGTTCGCCCTCGACGACGCGCTGGAGGCGAACGAGAAGAACGGCAACTGGAAGAAGGCGTTCGAAGCGACGCTGGGCCTCTCCGGAGTGCCCGCGCCGACCCCGCCGCCCATCGACCGCTACCCGGCGAACTGA
- a CDS encoding condensation domain-containing protein: protein MPCANTGQAGRADFQVQLRGHRIEPGEIESVLCEQPGVSVAAVLVRRAESPEAAHLVAYAVRSEPPYGTDPRLRAKLAERLPAYMVPTAVVTLDALPLTPNGKLDRAALPATAGAEAAGPPAHGGEGAPSLDGDREPALAGIWRELLDVAEVGPGDNFFSLGGHSLLVATLAARVRAELGVRAPLTLFLRHPVLRELAAALPGPENAGSPDADGLRPRGTGRAPLSAAQRRIWLEEQMWPGTAACTVPEAFLLRGPLDEAAFEAALDELLSRHDSLRGRVEGAEHPELVVEPRSSVGLLRSDLRGAGEAAVRGLLEQAGRRVFDLSGPLVETTLARTGDEEWVFLFTAHHLIVDGWSFDILWRDLEALYRLHAGGSGPRPAPPQLAYTDFARWENERVAADAHRPHLDFWRQELAGLPPGTGPSAADGAAREGERVTVRLGASSRSNCVCAQPAWASRPSSSP, encoded by the coding sequence ATGCCCTGCGCGAACACGGGGCAGGCGGGGCGCGCCGATTTCCAGGTCCAGTTGCGCGGGCACCGCATCGAACCCGGCGAGATCGAGAGCGTGCTGTGCGAGCAGCCGGGGGTGAGCGTCGCGGCGGTTCTGGTCCGCAGGGCGGAGAGTCCGGAGGCCGCGCACCTCGTCGCCTACGCGGTGCGGTCCGAACCGCCGTACGGTACGGACCCGCGGCTGCGGGCCAAGCTGGCCGAGCGGCTGCCGGCCTATATGGTTCCCACCGCCGTCGTCACGCTCGACGCGCTGCCGCTGACGCCCAATGGCAAGCTGGACCGTGCGGCGCTGCCCGCAACAGCGGGCGCGGAGGCCGCCGGGCCGCCGGCACACGGAGGGGAAGGCGCGCCGTCGCTCGACGGAGACCGGGAGCCGGCCCTCGCGGGCATCTGGCGAGAACTGCTGGATGTGGCCGAGGTGGGCCCCGGGGACAACTTCTTCAGCCTGGGGGGACACTCGCTGCTGGTGGCCACCCTGGCCGCGCGGGTCCGTGCCGAACTCGGTGTCAGAGCGCCCCTGACGCTGTTCCTGCGCCATCCGGTGCTGCGAGAGCTGGCCGCCGCCCTGCCCGGGCCGGAGAACGCCGGGTCCCCTGACGCCGACGGTCTGCGGCCACGCGGCACCGGCAGGGCGCCGCTGTCCGCCGCGCAGCGCCGGATCTGGCTCGAGGAACAGATGTGGCCCGGCACCGCCGCGTGCACCGTCCCGGAGGCGTTCCTGCTGCGCGGTCCGCTGGACGAGGCGGCCTTCGAAGCCGCGCTGGACGAGCTGCTGAGCCGCCACGACTCCCTGCGAGGCCGGGTGGAGGGAGCCGAGCACCCCGAGCTGGTGGTGGAGCCCCGGTCCTCGGTGGGGCTCCTGCGGTCCGATCTGCGGGGAGCCGGCGAAGCGGCGGTACGTGGCCTTCTGGAGCAGGCGGGGCGCCGGGTCTTCGATCTCTCGGGTCCCTTGGTCGAGACCACGCTGGCCCGGACCGGCGACGAGGAGTGGGTGTTCCTGTTCACCGCACACCACTTGATCGTCGACGGCTGGTCCTTCGACATCCTGTGGCGGGACCTGGAGGCCCTCTACCGTCTGCATGCCGGGGGGAGCGGCCCACGCCCGGCTCCACCACAGCTCGCCTACACCGACTTCGCGCGGTGGGAGAACGAACGCGTCGCCGCCGATGCCCATCGGCCGCACCTCGACTTCTGGCGGCAGGAACTGGCCGGCCTCCCGCCCGGCACCGGGCCCTCGGCCGCCGACGGTGCCGCACGGGAGGGAGAGCGTGTGACCGTACGGCTGGGGGCGAGCTCTCGCAGCAACTGCGTCTGTGCGCAGCCGGCCTGGGCGTCACGCCCTTCGTCCTCACCCTGA
- a CDS encoding amino acid ABC transporter permease, whose product MDVLTENFSLYGKGFLGTVELTVYSSALALALGFVMASFRVAPVGSLRVLGTVWVTVLRNTPLTLLFFAVLLGLPRFGLVLPFQLFAVLALGCYTSAFICEVLRSGINTVPTGQGEAARSLGMTFGQTLGTVVLPQAFRSVIPPVGSTLIALAKNSAIAGAFSVTELLGTYRTLNELGYSIIWTFIWIAVGYLIITLTISALFNVMEKRWGVAR is encoded by the coding sequence ATGGACGTACTGACAGAGAACTTCTCCCTCTACGGCAAGGGCTTCCTCGGCACCGTCGAGCTGACCGTCTACTCCTCGGCCCTGGCCCTCGCCCTCGGCTTCGTCATGGCCTCCTTCCGGGTCGCGCCCGTCGGCTCGCTGCGGGTGCTCGGCACGGTCTGGGTGACCGTGCTGCGCAACACCCCGCTGACGCTGCTCTTCTTCGCGGTCCTCCTCGGCCTGCCCCGCTTCGGGCTCGTCCTGCCGTTCCAGCTCTTCGCCGTCCTGGCGCTCGGCTGCTACACCTCGGCCTTCATCTGCGAGGTGCTGCGCTCCGGCATCAACACCGTGCCCACCGGACAGGGCGAGGCCGCCCGCAGCCTCGGGATGACCTTCGGCCAGACCCTGGGCACCGTCGTCCTGCCGCAGGCCTTCCGCTCGGTGATCCCGCCCGTCGGCTCGACCCTGATCGCGCTGGCCAAGAACTCGGCGATCGCCGGGGCGTTCAGCGTCACCGAGCTGCTCGGCACCTACCGGACGCTCAACGAGCTGGGCTACAGCATCATCTGGACGTTCATCTGGATCGCCGTCGGCTATCTGATCATCACCCTCACCATCAGTGCGCTCTTCAACGTGATGGAGAAGCGCTGGGGAGTCGCACGATGA
- a CDS encoding CocE/NonD family hydrolase, whose translation MVRPKPALRTTASITTAAVLLTGAALGAAPAAAAAPAPAQASASAPGLTFHDIPGSGGITLKGNVFRPATGPAGAKHPLIVFPTSWAMPQIEYLAQAQKLADSGYVVVSYTSRGFWLSGGKIEVAGPPDIADASAVIDWALANTSADPDRIGMGGVSYGAGISLLAAGHDPRIKAVAALSGWADLIESIYSGRTQHLQAAALLGGAGLITGRPSDELSQTLKDFLGSKLDKEPEMIAWGAKRSPATHLDGINANGAAILMGNAWGDTIFPPNQYASFYEKLTGPKRLEFRPGDHATAELTGLFGLPNDTWTNTRRWFDRYLKDERNGIDTEPPVQLKSRTDKGYEGYADWKSVGAAKNRIALDGTKKVWANVDSGANGGVTLLSNALDQFLKLPPTVSVPLLPRTFASVWQSERYGSEQRVRGTAELHTTVTSTKSSGTFVAYLYDVGPLGIGKLVSNAPYTFHGQTPGRPFAVDLELFSTAYDVPAGHRLALVIDTVDPLYIEHNPTGAQLTFSSPASDPSHLSVPLREK comes from the coding sequence GTGGTACGTCCGAAACCCGCTCTGCGCACCACCGCCTCGATCACCACCGCCGCCGTCCTGCTGACCGGAGCCGCCCTGGGCGCGGCTCCGGCGGCAGCGGCCGCGCCCGCCCCCGCCCAGGCGAGCGCCTCCGCGCCGGGGCTGACGTTCCACGACATCCCCGGCTCCGGCGGCATCACGCTCAAGGGCAATGTGTTCCGGCCCGCCACTGGTCCGGCCGGGGCCAAGCACCCGCTGATCGTCTTCCCCACCAGCTGGGCCATGCCGCAGATCGAGTATCTGGCGCAGGCCCAGAAGCTCGCCGACTCCGGTTACGTGGTGGTGAGTTACACCTCGCGCGGCTTCTGGCTCTCCGGCGGGAAGATCGAGGTGGCCGGTCCCCCGGACATCGCGGACGCCTCCGCCGTCATCGACTGGGCGCTCGCCAACACCTCGGCCGACCCGGACCGGATCGGCATGGGCGGGGTGAGTTACGGGGCGGGCATCAGCCTGCTCGCCGCCGGGCACGATCCCCGGATCAAGGCGGTCGCCGCGCTGAGCGGCTGGGCCGACCTCATCGAGTCGATCTACAGCGGCCGGACCCAGCACCTCCAGGCCGCCGCCCTGCTCGGCGGCGCCGGGCTGATCACCGGCCGTCCCAGCGACGAACTCTCGCAGACGCTCAAGGACTTCCTCGGCTCCAAGCTGGACAAGGAGCCGGAGATGATCGCGTGGGGCGCCAAGCGCTCCCCCGCCACCCACCTGGACGGGATCAACGCGAACGGCGCGGCCATTCTCATGGGCAACGCCTGGGGCGACACGATCTTCCCGCCCAACCAGTACGCCTCGTTCTACGAGAAGCTCACCGGCCCCAAGCGGCTGGAGTTCCGCCCCGGCGACCACGCCACCGCCGAACTGACCGGCCTCTTCGGGCTGCCCAACGACACCTGGACCAACACCCGCCGCTGGTTCGACCGTTACCTCAAGGACGAGCGCAACGGCATCGACACCGAACCGCCGGTCCAGCTCAAGTCCCGTACGGACAAGGGGTACGAGGGGTACGCCGACTGGAAGTCGGTCGGCGCGGCGAAGAACCGCATCGCGCTCGACGGGACGAAGAAGGTGTGGGCCAACGTCGATTCGGGCGCCAACGGCGGCGTCACGCTGCTCTCCAACGCGCTGGACCAGTTCCTGAAGCTGCCGCCCACCGTCTCCGTACCCCTTCTGCCGCGCACCTTCGCAAGCGTCTGGCAGTCGGAGAGATACGGCTCCGAGCAGCGCGTCCGGGGCACGGCCGAGCTGCACACCACGGTCACCAGCACCAAGTCGAGCGGCACCTTCGTCGCGTATCTGTACGACGTGGGGCCGCTCGGGATCGGGAAGCTGGTCAGCAACGCCCCGTACACGTTCCACGGGCAGACGCCGGGCCGGCCGTTCGCCGTCGACCTGGAGCTGTTCTCCACGGCCTACGACGTCCCGGCCGGTCACCGGCTCGCCCTGGTGATCGACACCGTCGATCCGCTGTACATCGAGCACAACCCGACCGGCGCGCAGCTGACCTTCTCCTCGCCCGCCTCGGACCCGAGTCATCTCTCGGTCCCGCTGCGCGAGAAGTGA
- a CDS encoding L,D-transpeptidase yields the protein MSSARPRIRRRTALAAVPAALLAASLTACSGGGAAGSAAQAGGDAKAPETSISVNLTGEAAAPGEPVKVTLAHGKLKTVSVTAGKDGALAGKISADGRTWISERVAAPGTAYTVEAEDADGGSDRATFTTAEAEKVNKLTLAPGKNTTVGIAQPLSIVFDHPVKNKAAVEKGLKVSTSNDTEGSWGWLQDHSGKDRVDWRPKEYWKPGTKVTLKAELNGIDTGADGGWFVRDYLTTFTIGAAQVVKVDLDGHRLALHRDGKQVMDIPMSAGTPGGKKASWRGTAVLMSKEGTINMNSETVGLGDAYDKMVDFSMRLTWSGMYAHAAPWNAAYFGNANRSSGCLGMSDANASALYGQVRVGDPFEITGADAKGTVAEGNGYGAWNVSWTDWQAKSALR from the coding sequence TTGAGTTCCGCACGCCCGCGCATCCGCCGTCGTACCGCCCTGGCCGCCGTCCCCGCGGCGCTGCTCGCCGCCTCGCTCACGGCCTGTTCGGGCGGTGGAGCGGCCGGTTCCGCCGCGCAGGCCGGTGGGGACGCCAAGGCCCCGGAGACCAGCATCTCGGTGAACCTCACCGGCGAGGCGGCGGCTCCGGGTGAGCCCGTGAAGGTCACGCTGGCGCACGGGAAGCTGAAGACGGTGTCGGTGACGGCGGGCAAGGACGGGGCGCTGGCCGGGAAGATATCCGCCGACGGGCGGACCTGGATATCCGAGCGGGTCGCCGCTCCGGGCACCGCGTACACGGTCGAGGCCGAGGACGCGGACGGCGGCAGCGACCGGGCGACGTTCACGACCGCCGAGGCGGAGAAGGTGAACAAGCTGACGCTCGCGCCGGGCAAGAACACCACGGTCGGCATCGCCCAGCCGCTGTCGATCGTCTTCGACCACCCGGTGAAGAACAAGGCGGCGGTGGAGAAGGGGCTGAAGGTGTCCACCTCGAACGACACCGAAGGCTCCTGGGGCTGGCTGCAGGACCACTCGGGCAAGGACCGCGTCGACTGGCGGCCCAAGGAGTACTGGAAGCCCGGCACGAAGGTCACGCTCAAGGCGGAGCTGAACGGCATCGACACGGGCGCGGACGGTGGCTGGTTCGTCCGTGACTACCTCACGACGTTCACCATCGGCGCGGCCCAGGTGGTCAAGGTCGACCTCGACGGACACCGCCTCGCCCTGCACCGCGACGGCAAGCAGGTCATGGACATCCCGATGTCGGCCGGTACCCCGGGCGGTAAGAAGGCCTCCTGGCGGGGCACGGCCGTCCTGATGTCGAAGGAGGGCACGATCAACATGAACTCCGAGACGGTGGGGCTCGGGGACGCCTACGACAAGATGGTCGACTTCTCGATGCGGCTGACCTGGTCGGGGATGTACGCCCACGCGGCCCCGTGGAACGCGGCCTACTTCGGCAACGCCAACCGCAGCTCGGGCTGTCTCGGCATGAGCGACGCCAACGCCTCCGCGCTCTACGGACAGGTGCGGGTGGGCGACCCGTTCGAGATCACCGGCGCCGATGCCAAGGGCACGGTCGCCGAGGGCAACGGCTATGGGGCGTGGAACGTGTCGTGGACCGACTGGCAGGCGAAGAGCGCGCTGCGCTGA
- the murJ gene encoding murein biosynthesis integral membrane protein MurJ — MRSGAVMAAGSVVSRATGFVRSAVVVAALGTAMTADGYTVANTVPNILYILLIGGALNAVFVPELVRAAKEHADGGVAYTDRLLTLCTVGLLALTALAVAAAPLIVGLYTDYDGRQAELTIALARYCLPQILFYGLFTLLGQVLNARGRFGAMMWTPVLNNVVIIGVFGLYIAVAADSDGTLSDAHAHLLGWGTTAGIAVQTLALIPALRGAGFRWRPRFDWRGSGLTRPMRSAGWLVLLVLTNQLAYWVVTRLSTTTQQLAHEQGVAGGAGYTAYSYAYQLWVVPQGIITVSLVTALMPRMSRAAADGDLAGVRRDVGYALRTSAAVIVPAATAFLVLAPWVIGSVYGYGRATDADITVMAGIMMAFAPGLIAFSGQYVLSRGFYAMSDTRTPFLLNLVVAAVNAGLSAAAFWVLPARWAVTGMAAASTVAFCTGFAVTAYVLSRRVSATGPGRLLRSPTLGAHLRLIAACLPAGALAHAAARAAEGAGDVAAAGAGTLVLLLTVVLLARPLRIAELTAMVDAGRARLRR; from the coding sequence CTGCGCAGCGGGGCGGTCATGGCGGCCGGGTCCGTCGTCTCCCGGGCCACCGGCTTCGTCCGCTCGGCGGTCGTCGTCGCCGCGCTCGGCACGGCGATGACAGCCGACGGCTACACGGTCGCCAACACCGTTCCCAACATCCTCTACATCCTCCTCATCGGCGGCGCGCTCAACGCGGTCTTCGTCCCCGAACTGGTCCGCGCCGCCAAGGAGCACGCCGACGGGGGAGTCGCGTACACCGACCGGCTGCTGACCCTGTGCACGGTCGGCCTGCTCGCCCTCACCGCGCTCGCCGTGGCGGCGGCGCCCCTGATCGTCGGCCTCTACACCGACTACGACGGCCGCCAGGCGGAGCTGACGATCGCGCTGGCCCGCTACTGCCTGCCGCAGATCCTCTTCTACGGGCTCTTCACCCTGCTCGGCCAGGTCCTCAACGCCCGTGGCCGGTTCGGCGCGATGATGTGGACCCCGGTCCTCAACAACGTCGTGATCATCGGGGTGTTCGGCCTCTACATCGCCGTCGCCGCGGACTCCGACGGCACCCTCTCCGACGCGCACGCCCACCTCCTCGGCTGGGGCACCACCGCCGGGATCGCCGTGCAGACGCTCGCCCTGATCCCCGCGCTGCGCGGTGCGGGGTTCCGCTGGCGGCCCCGGTTCGACTGGCGCGGCAGCGGGCTGACCCGCCCGATGCGCTCGGCCGGCTGGCTCGTCCTGCTGGTCCTCACCAACCAGCTGGCGTACTGGGTCGTCACCCGGCTCTCCACCACCACCCAGCAGCTCGCGCACGAGCAGGGCGTGGCGGGCGGCGCCGGCTACACCGCCTACAGCTACGCCTACCAGCTCTGGGTCGTCCCGCAGGGCATCATCACGGTCTCGCTGGTCACGGCGCTGATGCCCCGGATGAGCCGGGCGGCAGCCGACGGGGACCTCGCCGGGGTGCGGCGCGATGTCGGGTACGCCCTGCGGACCAGCGCCGCCGTCATCGTGCCCGCCGCCACCGCGTTCCTGGTCCTCGCACCCTGGGTGATCGGCTCGGTCTACGGGTACGGGCGCGCCACCGACGCCGACATCACGGTGATGGCCGGGATCATGATGGCCTTCGCCCCCGGGCTCATCGCCTTCTCCGGGCAGTACGTCCTCTCGCGCGGCTTCTACGCGATGAGCGACACCCGCACCCCCTTCCTGCTCAACCTGGTGGTCGCCGCCGTCAACGCGGGCCTCTCGGCCGCCGCCTTCTGGGTGCTGCCCGCCCGCTGGGCGGTGACGGGGATGGCCGCGGCGAGCACGGTGGCCTTCTGCACCGGCTTCGCCGTCACCGCGTACGTCCTCTCCCGCCGGGTCTCCGCCACCGGCCCGGGCCGCCTGCTGCGCTCACCCACCCTCGGCGCCCACCTCCGGCTGATCGCCGCCTGCCTGCCCGCCGGGGCGCTCGCCCACGCGGCGGCCCGCGCGGCCGAGGGCGCCGGGGACGTGGCGGCCGCCGGGGCGGGGACGCTCGTACTCCTGCTCACCGTGGTGCTGCTGGCCCGGCCGCTGAGGATCGCCGAGCTCACCGCGATGGTGGACGCGGGGCGGGCGCGGCTGCGGCGCTGA
- a CDS encoding amino acid ABC transporter permease, which produces MTHSAPTATALYDIPGPQARRRHLLYGVASTAVILALVGWIIYLLFDTDQFTAEKWRPFQYKGIQELLLRGLGNTLKAFAYAAVLSLALGAVLAVGRLSVHRPVRWLCTLLVEFFRAMPVLVMIFFIFVALKVHALPALVAGLTLYNGSVLAEVFRTGINAVDRGQREAAYALGMRKTQVMTFVLAPQAVRAMLPTIISQLVVALKDTSLGYLITYEEFLHAGKLIASNLDYDLPFIPVVMVISPIYIGMCMLLSWFATWVARRQRRNPRTEAVGVAPAEPGKLLPGGQ; this is translated from the coding sequence ATGACCCACTCCGCCCCGACCGCCACCGCGCTCTACGACATCCCGGGGCCGCAGGCCCGCAGACGCCACCTGCTCTACGGGGTCGCCTCGACGGCCGTGATCCTCGCCCTCGTCGGCTGGATCATCTATCTCCTCTTCGACACCGACCAGTTCACCGCCGAGAAGTGGCGCCCCTTCCAGTACAAGGGCATCCAGGAACTGCTGCTGCGCGGACTCGGCAACACGCTCAAGGCGTTCGCGTACGCCGCCGTCCTCTCCCTCGCGCTCGGCGCGGTCCTCGCGGTCGGCCGGCTCTCCGTGCACCGCCCGGTGCGCTGGCTCTGCACCCTGCTGGTCGAGTTCTTCCGGGCCATGCCGGTGCTGGTGATGATCTTCTTCATCTTCGTGGCGCTGAAGGTGCACGCGCTGCCCGCCCTGGTCGCCGGACTGACCCTCTACAACGGCTCGGTCCTCGCGGAGGTCTTCCGGACCGGGATCAACGCGGTGGACCGGGGCCAGCGGGAGGCCGCGTACGCCCTCGGGATGCGCAAGACGCAGGTCATGACGTTCGTCCTCGCCCCGCAGGCGGTACGGGCGATGCTGCCGACCATCATCAGTCAGCTGGTGGTCGCGCTCAAGGACACCTCACTGGGATATCTGATCACCTACGAGGAATTCCTCCACGCGGGAAAGCTGATCGCGTCGAATCTCGACTACGATCTTCCCTTCATCCCTGTCGTGATGGTGATCTCTCCGATCTACATCGGCATGTGCATGTTGCTCTCGTGGTTCGCCACCTGGGTGGCGCGAAGGCAGCGGCGCAATCCGAGGACGGAGGCGGTGGGGGTGGCCCCGGCCGAGCCGGGGAAGCTGCTGCCGGGAGGCCAGTAG
- a CDS encoding amino acid ABC transporter ATP-binding protein produces the protein MAVDPLIELRDVNKHFGELHVLQDINLTVGRGEVVVVIGPSGSGKSTLCRAVNRLEAIESGAILIDGRPLPEEGKGLAQLRAEVGMVFQAFNLFAHKTVLANVSLAQIKVRKRKKEEADRRSRELLERVGLAAHADKFPAQLSGGQQQRVAIARALAMDPKALLFDEPTSALDPEMINEVLEVMQQLARDGMTMVVVTHEMGFARSAANRVVFMADGRVVEDRTPEDFFTAPESDRAKDFLSKILKH, from the coding sequence ATGGCCGTCGATCCGTTGATCGAACTGAGGGACGTCAACAAACACTTCGGAGAGTTGCACGTACTTCAGGACATCAATCTCACCGTCGGCCGCGGGGAGGTGGTGGTGGTCATCGGCCCCTCCGGCTCCGGGAAGTCCACCCTCTGCCGGGCGGTCAACCGGCTGGAGGCCATCGAGTCCGGCGCCATCCTGATCGACGGCAGGCCCCTCCCCGAGGAGGGCAAGGGCCTCGCCCAGCTCCGTGCCGAAGTCGGCATGGTCTTCCAGGCGTTCAACCTCTTCGCCCACAAGACCGTGCTGGCCAACGTCTCCCTGGCCCAGATCAAGGTCCGCAAGCGCAAGAAGGAGGAGGCCGACCGGCGCTCCCGGGAGCTGCTGGAGCGGGTCGGCCTCGCCGCCCACGCCGACAAGTTCCCCGCCCAGCTCTCCGGCGGTCAGCAGCAGCGCGTGGCCATCGCCCGCGCCCTGGCCATGGACCCCAAGGCGCTCCTCTTCGACGAGCCCACCTCCGCGCTCGACCCGGAGATGATCAACGAGGTCCTCGAGGTCATGCAGCAGCTGGCCCGGGACGGGATGACCATGGTCGTGGTCACCCACGAGATGGGCTTCGCCCGGTCCGCCGCCAACCGCGTCGTCTTCATGGCCGACGGGCGCGTCGTCGAGGACCGCACCCCGGAGGACTTCTTCACCGCGCCGGAGAGCGATCGCGCCAAGGACTTCCTGTCCAAGATCCTCAAGCACTGA